Sequence from the Orcinus orca chromosome 11, mOrcOrc1.1, whole genome shotgun sequence genome:
CTCCTGCCGCCAGGGCTACCGGGAACCCTGCGGGGTCCCCAATGGGGGCTACTACCGGCCAGAGGGGACCCTGGAGAGGAGGCGGCTGGCCTACGGGGCCTATGAGGGGCCCCCACAGGGCTATGCTGAGGCCTCTGTGGAGAAGAGGCGCCTCTGCCGATCGCTGTCCGAGGGGCCGTACCCCTACCCGCCTGAGCTGGGGAAACCGGCCAACGGGGACTTTGGCTACCGCACCCCAGGCTACCGGGAGGTGGTGATCCTGGAGGACCCTGGGCTGCCTGCCCTGTGCTCATGCCCCGCCTGTGAGGAGAAGCTAGCGCTGCCCACGGCAGCCCTCTATGGGCTGCGCCTggagagggaggctggagaggggTGGGCGGATGAGGCTGGCAAGGCCCTCCTGCACCCGGTGCGGCCTGGGCACCCGCTGCCCCTGCTGGTGCCTTCCTGTGGGCACCACCATGCCCCAGTGCCCGGCTACAGCTGCCTGAAGCCGCCCAAGGCAGGCGAGGAAGGGCATGAGGGCTGCTCCTACGCCATGTGCCCCGAAGGCAGGTATGGGCATCCAGGGTACCCTGCCCTGGTGACATACGGCTATGGAGGAGCGGTTCCCAGTTACTGCCCAGCGTATGGCCGGGCGCCTCACAGCTGCGGGTCTCCAGGCGAGGGCAGAAGGTATCCCAGCGCTGGTGCCCACTCCCCCCGGGCTGGCTCCATTTCCCCCGGCAGCCCACCCTACCCCCAATCCAGGAACCTCAGCTACGAGATCcctgcagaggagggaggggacaggtaTCCGCCGCCAGGGCACCTGGCCCCAGCAGGACCCTTGGCATCTGCAGGTGAGGGCACTGGGATGGGGAGTGCCCAGGGCAGAGGAGGGCTCTGGAAGATGGTGGGGGAAGGCACAGAGTGAGAAAGAGCTAAGCCAGACAGAAGGGGCTCTTCCTGGCTCACAGCCCCTCCTCTCACCTTCCCTGCAGAGTCGCCGGAGCCGGTGTCCTGGAGGGAGAGCCCCAGCGGGCACAGCACCCTGCCTCGGTCTCCCCGAGATGCCCAGTGCAGTGCCTCTTCTGAGCTGTCCGGTCCCTCCACGCCCCTGCACACCAGCAGCCCAGTCCAGGGCAAGGAGAGGTACCCAGAGGGGCTGGGCAGCTCAGGCGCCTCTTGGTCCGGGCAGACCCTgaagcctggggtgggggcagctcTCACGGGGTTCTGCGGCTCTACTAACCAcctgccctcccaccccgcaGCGCCCGACGGCAGGACACTAGGTCCCCCACCTTGGCGCCCACTCAGAGACTGAGTCCCGGAGAGGCCTTGCCACCTGCTTCCCAGGGAGGGGCTGAAAGAGCTCCAGAGCTGCCAGCAAGAAGTGGGCCTGAGCCTCCGGCCCCTGGtcccttctccccagcctccccgccCAGCTCACCCAACGACTGGCCTCAGGAGAGGAGCCCGGGGGGCCGTTCGGACAGCACCAGTCCAAGGGGCCCTGTACCCACCACCCTGCCCGGCCTCCGCCACGCCCCCTGGCAGGGCCTTCGAGACTCCCCGGACAGCCCAGACGGGTCCCCCCTCACCCCTGTGCCTACTCAGATGCCCTGGCTTGTGGCTAGCCCAGAGCTGCCACGGAGCTCACCTGTACCTGCCTTCCCTCTGGCTGCATCTTATGACATCAGTGGCCCTACCCAGCCCCCACTTCCCGAGAAGCGCCACCTGCTGGGGCCTGGGCAACAGCCGGGACCCTGGGGCCCAGAGCAGGCATCGCCACCAGCCAGAGGCACGAGTCACCATGTCACCTTTGCACCTCTGCTCCCGGATaatgccccccaacccccaggtaTAAAGGCCTTCAGGTGGCTGGGGCCACCTCAGGAGAACCCTTTTTCCCAGGGAGGGGCATGGCATGGGGACTGGGGAGCCCTGAGGCCAAGCTCAGTCCCTCCCTGTCCTAGAGCCCCCTGTGCAAGAGAGCCAGAGCAACGTCAAGTTTGTCCAGGATACGTCCAAGTTCTGGTATAAGCCACACCTGTCCCGTGACCAAGGTGAGAAGCCAGCCTGCGCCCACCCCCCGTCCAGGGCTCTGGCTCGGCTTTGGAGCCCATCCTTCCAGTCGGTGCCTCTTCCCCGTCTCAGCGGGCCTCCTCTGGGCCGAGCCTTTCTCTAGCTGGTGATTCTGGGCTTCGGGCTCAAGGAGGTCTAACACTGTCAGCGCTCTGTGCGCTGACTCCCCAGCGGCGTCCCGGGTGCTGTCGCCGCAGCTGTTAGGGCCAGAGGCCTGGGGAACTTGGGCAGCAGAGCGGAGGGGCTCCTTGGGGCTCAGTCGGCCGCTGAGAAGACTTCTCCCAACCTCCTGCAGCCATTGCCCTGCTGAAGGACAAGGACCCTGGGGCCTTCTTGATCAGGGACAGTCATTCATTCCAAGGAGCCTATGGGCTGGCTCTCAAGGTGGCTACGCCCCCACCCAGCGCCCAGCCCTGGAAAGGTACAGAATGGTCAACCGTGAGGGAAACGGggagtggggtgtggggaggtaCCAGAGGCCAGACAAGGCAGGGTGGGCCGTGTCGCTTCttagtggggagagggagcaggTGTCCTCTCCTGCTCGGGAAAGAATTCCAGCAGGCGAGAAGCAGAATCTGGAATCTGACGaagccttcctctcccctcccctcccctccgctcAGGGGACCCCTTGGAACAGCTGGTCCGCCATTTTCTCATTGAGACTGGGCCCAAAGGGGTGAAGATCAAGGGGTGCCCCAGCGAGCCCTACTTTGGTGAGAAGCAGGGGCTGGGAAGGCTGCACTGGGCTGGTCCAGGGAGGCCAAGAGGCGTCAGGAGGGAGGAGGTAGACCGCGGGTATCTCCGGGTGCCTCGAGACCCCACTCGCCTCTCCCCTGCAGGCAGCCTGTCGGCCCTGGTCTCCCAGCACTCCATCTCCCCGCTGTCCCTGCCCTGCTGCCTGCGTATTCCCAGCAAAGGTGGGTGTCCGGTCATCTgtcctcccacctctccccacccactgCAGGCAAAGGCAGAATCCCTAGGTCCTGGCTTcccgcctgcctgcctgccttccctcgGGGATGGCAAAGGTTGCTCTCCATCTCCCAGCACTGCCACTCCCCACTGGCCCCCGTTTCCCTCAGATCCTCTGGAGGAGGCCCCAGAGGCCCCAGCGCCCGCCAACATGAGCACAGCGGCAGACCTCCTGCGCCAGGGCGCCGGTACgggcctctccttcctttcctccccctgGGCACCAAGGGGGCCGTTGCTGATACATGGGGCACTGAAAGGCCTtgaggtgggtgggtgggccCTGGCGGATGCGTCTAACCCCTGAGGGCGGGGGAGCCCTGCATCTGTAGGCACAGTGGGAGAGGGAGTCCTTGCTCTAGGCTCCGTGGGGAGGGGGCTTGTTAGGACGCAGATTCTCAGGCCTCTTTCCAGCACCTCTGACTGTGGATCTGGGGGAGGCACAGAATCTGCCTTTTTAACAGGTTACCTGTGTGACATGCATCCCGAGCGCACTGGCTGGGGAAAGTGCGAGAgccggtggggtggggggatcgAGGGGAGATAGACCTGGGGGCAGGCAGAGCCGCTGCTCCCtccaaccccccgcccccccagcctgCAGTGTGCTCTACCTGACCTCAGTGGAGACGGAGTCGCTGACAGGCCCCCAAGCGGTGGCGCGGGCCAGCTCTGCAGCTCTGAGCTGCAGCCCCCGCCCCACGCCAGCCATTGTCCACTTCAAGGTCTCAGCCCAGGGCATCACGCTGACGGACAACCAGAGGAAGTGAGTGTGCGTGCCAAGCCCCCCCGGGGGGGGGTGCAGGCCCTGGGGCCCCGATTTCCGGGTGActttccccaccctcctcctcacAGGCTCTTCTTTCGCCGCCATTATCCAGTGAACAGCATCACCTTCGCCAGCACTGACCCTCAGGACCGGAGGTgaccctctccctcccagcccttTCGCCCCACAGTCCCCAGCTCAGCTCTTCCGTTGGTAGCTATTCCCCGGGTGCATCCCTTCACAGTTCTTCTCCTTCTGCAGATGGACCAACCCGGACGGGACCACCTCCAAGTAAGCCTCCCTGGGAGTGCAGTCGCCCCTCCCTGGCATGGCATGGCATGGCACTGGCGTGGCACTGGCGTGGCACTGGCGTGGCATCGAggcacctccttcctccccaacccTGGCGTGGCAGTCCCTGTGGAAGGGATGCTAAGCCCTCCCCATCCTGCCTTTGTACCCCCAGGATCTTTGGTTTCGTGGCCAAGAAGCCGGGAAGCCCCTGGGAGAATGTGTGTCACCTCTTTGCAGAGCTTGACCCAGATCAGCCTGCAGGCGCCATTGTCACCTTCATCACCAAAGTTCTACTGGGccagagaaaatgaaggaaggcCACAAGCTCCGAGCCCACATCGACACTGCGCCCCTCTCAGCACCCCACAGCCCTCACTTCCCCTGGCCTGGACCCAGGAGACCCGGGATCCAGCCCCTCCCCTAGGAACGGGGAGCGGACACCGGCCTGGGACACTGCTCtccttccccgcccccagcctgctAAGCAAAGTGGACGGGCCCATGAGATGACCTTGCATGTGAGCAGATGGCAGAGATGGGTGTGTGAAGGGTGAGAAGGCATCAGCAGTGGAGCCTGGAGGAGATGGGGATGGCCCTGCCTGCGCGAGAACATCAGCGCTGGCGGAGACAGGCCCTGCTAGCTCCACCCAGCTGCAGGTCCCAGcatggcagggagaggggagagtgtGGGGAGCAAGGcactccctcctctgcctcccctctGAGCAGAGAGATCAGAGTGGGATCACATGAAAAGGGGGCTAAAAAAGAGTCTATTTTTGTCTAATAATAAAGAGTTTCTATAACGTTTAGTCGGAGTTGGAGTCATGCCTTGTTTCCAGGAAGGTCAAAGCCTCAGGTCTCCCAGGGGCACACCTGTGCTTCTTGGGGCATCCCAGGCCCAAGCCAGGCCCATGGGACACACACGATCCCCCTCCCTGGCCCCATACTGGTCCACACGTGCCTGGTGAGCAAGTGCCCTGGGccgccccctcctccagccctgtcCCTGGTCCCCTGTACTGGAAAGGATTCCCCTGTCCCGGCCGTACTGATAAATATGGAAACTCCATCTTTATTGGCTGTATAAACATCTCTGGTCTGTACATACATTTCATATATCATAGTGCAGGGCCTGAAGGGAGGGCCGAAGGGGAGGCCCCAGCAGCACAACACCTCACCCCTTTTCTCCAAGCCCTGCCCACTCTGCCCAAACCAAGGCCTCTCCCTCCCAGAAGTCACTGAGGAGGGGACAGGGGTCAAGCAGCTGGGAGACCGGAGGGCTTGGTGCGGAGGACACGTTAAGCGCTAGAATCAAACACTGAAGCGAAACAGGCAACTGGCACAGGCAGCAAGCAGGGGCGGGGGCAAGGCAGGGCAGGGGAGCGTGGGCCCCGTGCCCTCGGGCTCTCGCTAGGGCTCTGGGGTCCTGCCCCCACCACGTGGGAGAGACAGGCTCTGGAGTCTCCGCCTGCCTCCCCAGGAACGAGAGACGGGTGCCAGAGGTGAGCCAAGGAGGGCAAGGGGGAGACAGGAGCAAAGGCCCCAGTTCCCCGATTTGATAGCCCCTCTCTCACCCCATCAAACATGTCATGGACACCATCTACGTGTGTACAGCTGGGGGAAGCCAGAGACTCGCATTCTCGGGGGGACTGTGGTGCCTGAGCAGGCAGTGAGGGAGGAAGCTGGCTCGCAGGGGAAAGAACGGAGACCCTCGAGTAGTCTTCTCGGGACACCAGTCAGTGGAAGGAGACAGAGGGCCCAAGAGAGCgcccccccagcccagcccgggGGGATGACAGCGGCAAGTGCTTCACACGACGAGGACAGGAAACAGGAAAGAGGATGAGAAGAGGAGCCCTGCGGTAAACAGAGGACGGGGTGTCCTGCTCCACCCTTGCCAAGCCTCACGCCCAACAGCAGCTGAGACGGGCGCTCACTCCTCTCCCCTCACACGGGCCAGGGTGGGAGGGGCACGCGGGAGCCCACGGCCAAAGCCAGTGGGCCCCACCCATGAAGCAACACCATCCTTTGGGCTGGTTCCTGTCCAGCCAGGAACTCTCGCCCAGGGACTAACAACAGGGGCAGCACCAGGTCAGAAACATGGGCACAGAGGAGCCTGGCAGGGGCCTGATCCGGTAGGGCAGAGGGACAACACACCCCCTGGGGCCTGCTGGGTAAGCAAATCCTCGGGGCGTCAGGAACGGGGTACCTGGCTCTGCAAAGGgcgaggagagggagaaggggcaggtCCAGGGGAGAAGGCCTAGCCACTCAAGGGGTGCAGATCCACTTTGACTTTCTCCCCACAGCTCAGCATCCCAATTGTGGGGAAGAAGCCCCCAGAAGGTACGACAGCATCCTTCTTCCCAATGATCTTGCCATTCCGAGTGAAGAAAACCTGGGGGTGGAAGAGAAAAGTGGGATAGGCAGGCTCTAGCCTCTCCTCTGAGGATGCTGGAGCTACGCAGGCCTGAGCCGCGTCACTCCCAGCTCGCACCACCGTTGGCGAGAGACAGAGGACGATGCAGGAGGTGACCACGAGAGGGCGTCCCGAGGCCGGAAACCGGCCTCCCAGCCAGTCTCCCCACTCAGCAGCCCCACGCCCACAGCAGCCAGggcttcccctctcccctccctgggctcTGCTTTTTGTACTAACACCAGACCTCACAGAGGCCCAAGACCCCTAGTCCAACCCCAGACACACCCCACTCACCACCACCTTCTTGCCCTCGTGCTCCTGTTCTATCTCTTCCCcatcatcttcctcttcctcttcctcctcttcctcttccccttcctggtgCAGGTACATGACGTTCCGGACATTCCGGACAGCTCGGGCGGTCGGGGACAGGATCACTGTGTCACAGCTGTCATCACTGTCACCTGGGGGCCAGGAAACCTGAGCTCCTGTGGTACTGCCCCCACCTTCTGCCCGACCAGCCTGGTTGGCCATGGTCACCCCACTCACCCTCACTGTCCAAGATGTAGTCCCGGGGGAACATGATTCCACAGCCCATGATGTCCCCTTTGTAACAGCGTGGCCCAAAGGGGTCCCCCACACCACTGCCATGGAAGATCTTCCCGTCATCTGtcggagggaggggagaggacacACACCTGAGGGAGGGGCCGACACCCTACAGCCCCTAGAGCGGCCCCTGCTTAAAGCTGaagtgtccctccctccctcgctggccctgaggaagggaggagagagaatgagGGCACCAGATTAAAGAGAGACACACATCTGTCCCCTCAAGGGGCTAAGGGAGAAACTCCCTTGGGAGCTGGTCAGAGAGCGGGGGCCctcgggaggggagggagaggcggGACCAGGAACTCACAGCCCCTCCTTTCTAAAGGAAGCCCTAAAGGAAATCAAGccgatcaaaaaaaaaagaaaatgcagaatctGCAGGAAGGGTGCAGAGGGAGCCAACTCAGAGGCCTGGAATGTCCAGTTTGGGCCCAGATCCCCCACCCCTGTTCTGCTCCCCTGGCTTTTTGGGCTGGGAGGAAAAACACAGATGAAGACAAAGCGCTAGCAGCTTGGGAGGGGGAGAGCAGAGAGCGGCAGGGGAAAGTCTCTCGGGCCAGATGCTGAAGGCGAGGCCCCTAGTGTGGGGTCAGGGAAATGGATGTCCCTGTGCCCCtataccccaccccacccccagcttccccagggcagcccctcaCGCACCTGCATGGTAAGCCACagaccctctgctccagccagggTGCCTGTTCTTGGGATAATCCTACaccaagacaagaaaagaaagctgtGGTACCTCGCACAGGAAAGAGGATGCGAGAGTGGCTTACGAACCACTTCTGAAACAAGCTACGACCCAGATGGCTGCTCCCACCCCGGCAACCTCACCCCTTCAGGCACTGGAGGTCGCAGGGGAAGGTGGGAAGGTGCTTGGCTTTCCCAGCCAGGGCTGcaggctgccccccaccccacatccAGGCCTTGGTGCGTGTGGTGCGCTCACGACCCTCTCTCAGCTCCGAGGTGACTTGGGGTCTGTGCCCTCACACAGCAGGCACATACGGCCTGTTCTGTCTCGGGTTAGACCTCCCTCTGCAGCCCAGCCCCTTGATCTCCCCAAGAGCTCCGGGCCCCGGCCCAACAGCCCCAGAGCTGAGCAGCTCCACAGGCCAAAAGCCAGCACTGGCGCCCACCTTCCGGGCCAGCCCCAAGGCGATGTAGCATTTCTCTCCAGGGTCCACGATCTCCACTTCGAAGTAGTGGCTACGGGTGCTCAGCGGGTGCCGGGCCTGGGCCAGCCCCACGTCCACGATGCTCTTGCCCTTGCCCAGGTACTCCAGTAGCTATGGGGGAAgaaccaggggtggggggcaggctaGCACCCCACCCCTGGAAACCTGGTTCCAGGGCCATCTGGGgaccagttttcctgggtctcacaGAAAGCCCTGGCCAAAAGGGAAGGGATCCTGGAGGCACAAAGTGGGCCTCAGGGTTCCAGGCAGGCATGGGAGAacagggatgggggcaggggcgtGGAGGTGGCAGCACGAGCAAGAGGGCTGAGCCCCTGCTAAAGGCTGCGCCCACCTGCCTACCGAGCCAAAAACCCTCTCCTTGCTGTGGGGACCCGGCGAGAGCAGCACAGCGATCCAGATGGCCGAGCGCCAGGACCACACAGGGGTCTGTACACTCTGCCATCACTTCCCTCAATCACCCTTCCAGGAAAGGGCCACCCAGGGGCTCTGAacacagagaagaggagaggcaAAGGCTAGGCTGAGAGGAAGCCTGATGGCTTTCTCAGGGTGCCTCGGGCGGATAGGGAGGATGCAGAGGTTAGGGGCCAACTCCAGAcgtctgggggaggggagacgaGCCCAGAAGCCAGTTCTGCCTGGGATGGGACTGATATAATTTCTCAAGGTCTTTGTTTTACTTGGCTTTGAACAGAGCTGTTTGTAGCGGGGTCGAGGGGAGCCAGGGAACCGAGGACAACCAGCTCTTCTCCTTCATTTAATGCGAGGGAGGGGAGCAGGCAGAGAGAAGCTAGAAAGGCAGGCgttcctgcccccagcccctcacgGCTCTTTCAAGCTGGAgcaggggtgtggaggggagtTGACTGATGGGCTCTTGGGGCTCTTCGGCCCCACAGTGATCCTGCCTGGGCATGATGGGGCGGCAACCCCCGATCTGGGAGGATTTATTTATCAGTTGTCATGGTGATAGTAGGGCTGTGACTCAACCCCATCCCCTCTTTCCCCCaccctcagcatcacctgggattCCTTAATCCCTTTTTAATTAACCAAACTGCCCCTCAAGACTTTGTTCTACCCTCCCACCCCTCCGGCCCTGAAGAAAATTCACTCCCTGAGGATCTCCTCCACTTATCCCTGGCAAACCTCGGGACGCTGGCCTTTCACCCCACAAAGAACTCCTGCCTGAACAGGAAAGGCATCACACTCGCCTGCACCAGTGCCGAAGCCTCCATGTGTcttcagcagaggcaggcgctgcATCCTCAGCAACCCCTTCAGGGAGGCAAGAGAGGGACTCGGCCCCCTTCTCAGCCCTGGATCCCCGAAGCCCTGTCACCTCAAgcccattctcccctcctccccagagaaCTGGAGGCGGGGGACAGGGGGCACCAGGAGAAAGGCCAGAGGTGTACAGGAGGCCACCtcaactttcttctctccttcctgcagCCAGGACCATACATGTTTCGGGCTACACTGGCTCTGTGATATTCATTCTCCTAGCCCAAGTCTCCATTATCTCACACTGCTTTCTTCCATCAGAAAGGGGTCCCCTGCAGGTGGTCTTCTGATTTTCCTGGGTATTATGAAGGCCCACACTGTTTACATTCTATTTCTGGTCCTCTGTATGTTCTCGGCGTGGCCTGGGTTCCTCCTCTGCATCTCTCCCCACAGGGCCCGGAGGGATGTGGTATGATGCACATTAACTAACATAGACTCCACCCAATCCGAGCAGCCCCCAGCCCAACCTCTCCACCCTGCATTGCAGAACTGGGTGGGGGATCCCACAGCTGCCCTTGACCCACTCCATCCAACTGGCCTCTGCATAGGAAACACAGTGTTCTCCACTTCCAGAGCCAAGAGACAGCAGACCCAGATCCTGATCCTTGGGAAAAACCCGCCCAACCATTCCCTCTGCCTCAGCCCAGAGGAGGGCAGGCTGCCGGTTTGTCTGTGGATAGGTGGGGATGGTTCCTTAAGCTAAAAGGCCAGGAGGATGAAACACACTAACGTGGGACTCTAAAGCCCACTCCCCAGCCCGCAGAGCAGCTCAGACAGGCTGCTGAATGCCTGGAAGACTAGGGCCGTGCACAAGCCACCTCTTCAAGAGAGGAAGCACCCACCTCCTAGGGTGTAAGCCCCTGGATTCATCTGTTCCTCTGCATCCACTCTCCTGCCCCTGGGCAAAGTCCTCCCGAGCCCTGGGAGCCTTCTCAGAGCACTCAGAGGAGCAGGTAGGGGAGAGCCTGGCCTCCCTGATAGATCCTTGCTTGAGCGCGCCCCTCCCCTCCTTAGACTAGGGCTGGTAGAAGCCTAGAGAAGATGAGAGGTTTGGCACCTAGAGTCTGAGTTGCTAGAATCTTGATGCTGGTCCCTCAATCTGTGCCTCAGGTGCCTCttagtttctacatttttttggccatgccacagggcttgcgggatctgagttcccgactggggatcgaacccgtgccccctgcagtggaagcatggagatctaaccactggaccaccaggaaattcccaagaTACTTCTTAgtttgaaagagaatcaaacagacctgggttcaaatcctagctcctaTTACTTACTAGTCACTAAACTCAAGCAAGTGACTCTCACTTCGTTAAGCCTCAGATACTTCATCAGTAAAATAGGGGTACCACTACCCGCGTCTCCAAATATGGGTACGATGAAGTGAAGTGAGTGTCAAGGGCTTAGCCTGGAGCCTGACCCCCAGTAGGTGATAAATGCACACGTCAGCCTTTCCCTGACTCAGGAAATGGGAGTGATACTGGAATATCCCAAAGTTCCCATGCTCCCTAAACATTAACAGTCTACAACAGACTGGAACTGCCagtcacagagaaggaaaggttCTCTCACCTCAGCCCTTACCCCCAACTAGAATGCTCCCTTGGGCTCCCAGGACACTCCTCAGATGACTCCATCCCAAGGGGCCAACTGTCTTCCTCCCAGTATTTCTCCTCAAACAATACCCCCAATCAACAGGCATGCTCCTTTACatctttggtgggggtggggaactcTTTCCTTAAGGCTCCCaagaccccctccccaccccacctccctccacACACAACGGAAGCCTTGAGAGGCCAAACAGGTCAACTCCACAGAGCGGAGCTGCAGACCAGAGTGCAGAGAGCCTCCTgcaccccgccccctccctcatACCAGTAGCCCTTCTCAACCTCCTCTCCTGCTGCGACCCGCCCTCCTCCTCTTGCTAGCAGAGACCCTAATCCCTCTTGACAGCAGCAAGGGAGGACTCAGTGCCCGGAGGGCCTAGAAGCAACTGAAACACGAACCAAGAACATGCTCCCCACCGGCCAGCTCAGGCCCCAACACGGTCTCCTCCTGGGTTGGGCCCGGGGAGGACCCCTGAGAGGGTGGGGCCTCATTCACCCCACTTTGTGTACCAAGGCTGTTGCCCCGTCACTAAGGAGTTGTTAGAGGAGCTATGAACAGAAATGAGAAACAAAGACAGAACGAGTCTAATCCCCCAGCCCTACCTACTGCCCCCCCCTTGACACATTACCTCACTGTGCAAGGCCTGGGGACAGGAATGAGGGGTAGCACCCCATGCCTGAGCAAATGCAACAGCAATTCTTCAGCATCCCGGAGCTCAGGGAAGGGGGCGCTCTTTAGGAGGGGAAAGTGAGGCCACAGGAAGCAGGGAACGACTTCCCTCTGGAAAGAGCCGGTCTGTCTATATATAGATCCTCAGATCAAACAAACACAACTAAATATTAACAACTCTCGAATCTAGATAGTGGGGATACAGTGGGTGTTCACTGTGCTATTTTTTCAACTTTCCTGTATGTTTGAAACTTTTCATAATGAAttgctggaggaaaaaaaagggtcAGGAGTTGAATTCACTCTTCTGTATGGGAAGAACCagtgagaagggagaaaagaggatAATTGAGACTACAAAACTGGGAGAAAGGGCTATAGGAGTAAAAGAATTCCAAGCTAGCCAAGTAAACTCACCTGGGAGGCCCCTGGCTAAGCCACTAGACGGGAGAAATCCCCAGGGACATGGGAGTTTAAGCCCAGGAACTCTGGATTCACCTTATGAGAAGCGAGTAGGAGAGATTGGCTACAGAAGAGTGGGCCTGGGCAGAAGGCAGCAGCATATATCAGGCAGTGGAAAAAGCTGGGGTAGGGGTCAAGGAATGAATATCTGGGCTTAGTTCTGCTGCTAATTCGCTGTTTGACATTTGATCAAGTCTCTTCACTTTTCTCTGGGACTGCTTTCTCAGCAGTACAAGAGGATATATGGGAATGTCGGGCAGTCACGACAACTGGggcgcagggggtgggggtggggtcggaGCTACCAGCATCCTGGGTCTGGGAACCAGGGATGCTAAATGGCTTGCACATCAAGGAACTGTCTCACCTAAGATGCCCACAGTCTCTGCACTGAGAAACCTGGACAGGATGGCATCAAAGCCTCCTCCAGACCTTTATGGTTCTATGGCATGTCCTCCTGGGAACATCACCTGGGGCAGGAGACAGGCTGCAACAACAGCAGAGGTCTGAGGTCTCAGGGAAGTGCTCCCCACAGAGGGGGACATAAaaacag
This genomic interval carries:
- the TNS2 gene encoding tensin-2 isoform X9, with protein sequence MERRWDLDLTYVTERILAAAFPARPDEQRHRGHLRELAHVLQSKHRDKYLLFNLSEKRHDLTRLNPKVQDFGWPELHAPPLDKLCSICKAMETWLSADPQHVVVLYCKGSKGKLGVIVSAYMHYSKISAGADQALATLTMRKFCEDKVASELQPSQRRYISYFSGLLSGSIRMNSSPLFLHYVLVPMLPAFEPGTGFQPFLKIYQSMQLVYTSGIYHVAGPGPQQLCISLEPALLLKGDVMVTCYHRGSRGTDRTLVFRVQFHTCTIHGPRLTFPKDQLDEAWADERFPFQASVEFVFSSSPEKIKGSTPRNEPSVSVDYNTAEPAVRWDSYENFNLHHEDSVDDSVTHTRGPLDGSPYAQVQRAPRQTPPAPSPEPPPPPLLSVSSDSGHSSTLTAEPAAESPGRPPPTAAERRELERLLGGCGVAAGGRGAGRETAILDDEEQPPAGGGPRLGMYSGHRPGLSRHCSCRQGYREPCGVPNGGYYRPEGTLERRRLAYGAYEGPPQGYAEASVEKRRLCRSLSEGPYPYPPELGKPANGDFGYRTPGYREVVILEDPGLPALCSCPACEEKLALPTAALYGLRLEREAGEGWADEAGKALLHPVRPGHPLPLLVPSCGHHHAPVPGYSCLKPPKAGEEGHEGCSYAMCPEGRYGHPGYPALVTYGYGGAVPSYCPAYGRAPHSCGSPGEGRRYPSAGAHSPRAGSISPGSPPYPQSRNLSYEIPAEEGGDRYPPPGHLAPAGPLASAESPEPVSWRESPSGHSTLPRSPRDAQCSASSELSGPSTPLHTSSPVQGKESARRQDTRSPTLAPTQRLSPGEALPPASQGGAERAPELPARSGPEPPAPGPFSPASPPSSPNDWPQERSPGGRSDSTSPRGPVPTTLPGLRHAPWQGLRDSPDSPDGSPLTPVPTQMPWLVASPELPRSSPVPAFPLAASYDISGPTQPPLPEKRHLLGPGQQPGPWGPEQASPPARGTSHHVTFAPLLPDNAPQPPEPPVQESQSNVKFVQDTSKFWYKPHLSRDQAIALLKDKDPGAFLIRDSHSFQGAYGLALKVATPPPSAQPWKGDPLEQLVRHFLIETGPKGVKIKGCPSEPYFGSLSALVSQHSISPLSLPCCLRIPSKDPLEEAPEAPAPANMSTAADLLRQGAACSVLYLTSVETESLTGPQAVARASSAALSCSPRPTPAIVHFKVSAQGITLTDNQRKLFFRRHYPVNSITFASTDPQDRRWTNPDGTTSKIFGFVAKKPGSPWENVCHLFAELDPDQPAGAIVTFITKVLLGQRK
- the TNS2 gene encoding tensin-2 isoform X4 encodes the protein MGSPQTREEGVQPSVPGWAAPCIVKPRKAEPHSFREKVFRKKPPVCAVCKVTIDGTGVSCRVCKVATHRKCEAKVTSSCQALPPTELRRNTAPVRRIEHLGSTKSLNYSKQRSTLPRLRLLPRSFSLDPLMERRWDLDLTYVTERILAAAFPARPDEQRHRGHLRELAHVLQSKHRDKYLLFNLSEKRHDLTRLNPKVQDFGWPELHAPPLDKLCSICKAMETWLSADPQHVVVLYCKGSKGKLGVIVSAYMHYSKISAGADQALATLTMRKFCEDKVASELQPSQRRYISYFSGLLSGSIRMNSSPLFLHYVLVPMLPAFEPGTGFQPFLKIYQSMQLVYTSGIYHVAGPGPQQLCISLEPALLLKGDVMVTCYHRGSRGTDRTLVFRVQFHTCTIHGPRLTFPKDQLDEAWADERFPFQASVEFVFSSSPEKIKGSTPRNEPSVSVDYNTAEPAVRWDSYENFNLHHEDSVDDSVTHTRGPLDGSPYAQVQRAPRQTPPAPSPEPPPPPLLSVSSDSGHSSTLTAEPAAESPGRPPPTAAERRELERLLGGCGVAAGGRGAGRETAILDDEEQPPAGGGPRLGMYSGHRPGLSRHCSCRQGYREPCGVPNGGYYRPEGTLERRRLAYGAYEGPPQGYAEASVEKRRLCRSLSEGPYPYPPELGKPANGDFGYRTPGYREVVILEDPGLPALCSCPACEEKLALPTAALYGLRLEREAGEGWADEAGKALLHPVRPGHPLPLLVPSCGHHHAPVPGYSCLKPPKAGEEGHEGCSYAMCPEGRYGHPGYPALVTYGYGGAVPSYCPAYGRAPHSCGSPGEGRRYPSAGAHSPRAGSISPGSPPYPQSRNLSYEIPAEEGGDRYPPPGHLAPAGPLASAESPEPVSWRESPSGHSTLPRSPRDAQCSASSELSGPSTPLHTSSPVQGKESARRQDTRSPTLAPTQRLSPGEALPPASQGGAERAPELPARSGPEPPAPGPFSPASPPSSPNDWPQERSPGGRSDSTSPRGPVPTTLPGLRHAPWQGLRDSPDSPDGSPLTPVPTQMPWLVASPELPRSSPVPAFPLAASYDISGPTQPPLPEKRHLLGPGQQPGPWGPEQASPPARGTSHHVTFAPLLPDNAPQPPEPPVQESQSNVKFVQDTSKFWYKPHLSRDQAIALLKDKDPGAFLIRDSHSFQGAYGLALKVATPPPSAQPWKGDPLEQLVRHFLIETGPKGVKIKGCPSEPYFGSLSALVSQHSISPLSLPCCLRIPSKDPLEEAPEAPAPANMSTAADLLRQGAACSVLYLTSVETESLTGPQAVARASSAALSCSPRPTPAIVHFKVSAQGITLTDNQRKLFFRRHYPVNSITFASTDPQDRRWTNPDGTTSKIFGFVAKKPGSPWENVCHLFAELDPDQPAGAIVTFITKVLLGQRK